A stretch of Blastocatellia bacterium DNA encodes these proteins:
- a CDS encoding isoprenyl transferase, which yields MSDLVKNFEGLIKKGSREEQLLRQIDPERLPRHVAIIMDGNGRWALRRHQPRIMGHRAGAESARIVVEAAARLEIPILTLYAFSTENWKRPADEVEALMTLLREFLRKELDTLKKNGIRLRVIGRMEGLDAEIQQNLRQAMRETEANRRLLLNVALNYSGRAEIVDAVRLLCRDCLEKRIDPQAITEDTFSRYLYTADVPDPDLLIRTSGEMRLSNFLLWQIAYTELYLTETLWPDFRRAHFFSAIIEYQKRERRYGGVGSFSPR from the coding sequence ATGAGCGATCTGGTGAAGAATTTTGAGGGCCTCATCAAGAAGGGCTCGCGCGAGGAACAGCTCCTGCGACAGATTGATCCCGAGCGGCTTCCCCGTCATGTTGCCATCATCATGGACGGCAACGGCCGTTGGGCGCTGCGTCGTCATCAACCGCGCATCATGGGGCATCGGGCGGGAGCTGAATCCGCCCGGATCGTCGTCGAAGCCGCTGCCCGCCTGGAGATCCCCATCCTGACGCTCTATGCCTTCTCGACGGAAAACTGGAAGCGTCCGGCCGATGAAGTGGAGGCCCTCATGACGTTGCTTCGTGAGTTCCTGCGCAAGGAACTCGATACGCTGAAAAAGAACGGCATTCGCCTGCGCGTCATCGGACGGATGGAAGGGCTCGACGCGGAGATTCAGCAGAACCTCCGCCAGGCCATGCGGGAAACCGAGGCCAATCGCAGGCTTTTGCTCAACGTCGCCCTCAACTACAGCGGACGTGCCGAGATCGTTGACGCCGTCCGTCTCCTCTGCCGGGACTGTCTGGAGAAACGGATTGATCCCCAGGCGATCACCGAGGATACTTTTTCCCGCTATCTCTACACGGCGGATGTTCCCGATCCCGATCTGCTCATTCGCACAAGCGGCGAGATGCGGCTGAGCAATTTTCTCCTCTGGCAGATCGCCTACACCGAACTCTATCTGACGGAGACGCTCTGGCCGGATTTTCGTCGGGCGCACTTCTTCTCGGCCATCATCGAATACCAGAAGCGCGAACGCCGCTACGGTGGGGTCGGTTCCTTTTCTCCCCGGTAG
- the truA gene encoding tRNA pseudouridine(38-40) synthase TruA — protein sequence MRNVKIILEYDGTEYRGWQIQPEGQTIQGLLTEILSRLDHRPVTIHGASRTDAGVHACGQVANFFLHREMAEGDLLRALNANLPPDVRVKHVEFVPADFHARYQALSKTYRYRIYCGPVVSPFLHRYVHHLVVPVELEPMEKAAQVLLGEHDFSAFSTRERPGRSRIRRVLAVKLWRRQEMITFEITANGFLRYMVRTIMGTLCEIGRGKRPVEDMAYLLQARDRRLAGPTLPAKGLTLIRVDYGETGPPGGESELSVT from the coding sequence ATGCGCAACGTTAAGATCATCCTCGAATACGACGGGACGGAATACCGGGGCTGGCAAATCCAGCCCGAGGGCCAGACGATTCAGGGTCTTCTCACCGAGATTCTCTCCCGACTCGATCATCGGCCGGTGACGATTCACGGCGCCAGTCGCACTGATGCCGGAGTCCACGCCTGCGGTCAGGTGGCCAATTTTTTCCTCCACCGCGAGATGGCCGAGGGCGACCTGCTGCGCGCTCTGAATGCCAATCTCCCCCCGGACGTGCGGGTGAAGCACGTGGAGTTCGTCCCGGCGGATTTTCACGCCCGCTATCAGGCGCTCTCGAAGACCTATCGCTATCGGATCTATTGCGGCCCGGTCGTGAGTCCGTTTCTTCATCGCTACGTCCATCACCTGGTTGTTCCCGTCGAACTCGAACCGATGGAGAAGGCGGCTCAGGTTCTCCTCGGCGAGCACGATTTCAGCGCGTTTTCCACCCGCGAGCGTCCGGGGCGATCACGGATTCGTCGCGTCCTGGCCGTGAAGCTGTGGCGTCGCCAGGAGATGATAACGTTCGAGATCACGGCCAACGGATTCCTTCGCTACATGGTGCGCACCATTATGGGAACCCTGTGTGAGATCGGTCGCGGGAAACGCCCGGTCGAGGATATGGCGTACCTGCTTCAGGCCAGGGATCGGCGTCTGGCCGGCCCGACGCTTCCGGCTAAGGGACTGACGCTTATCCGCGTTGACTACGGAGAGACGGGCCCTCCCGGCGGTGAAAGCGAACTGTCCGTCACCTGA
- the pyrE gene encoding orotate phosphoribosyltransferase, producing the protein MSAVTQWLEAAGAILEGHFQLSSGLHSSRYLQCALALQYPEVASRLGARLADHFRHERVDVVIAPALGGILIGHEVARSLGTRAIFAERQGGVMTLRRGFALRPGERVLAVEDVVTTGKSLMEIIALIHQGGAELRGVGALVDRSTTSLNFGVPFRALLTLPIPTFRPDECPLCRAGVTVTIPGSRYLSAEGSAPPDLT; encoded by the coding sequence GTGTCGGCTGTGACTCAATGGCTGGAGGCGGCGGGAGCGATCCTGGAGGGTCATTTTCAGCTCTCGTCGGGATTGCACAGTTCCCGTTATCTCCAGTGTGCTCTGGCGCTGCAATATCCCGAGGTGGCCAGTCGGCTGGGAGCACGGCTGGCTGACCACTTTCGTCACGAGCGCGTGGATGTCGTCATCGCGCCAGCTCTCGGTGGCATTCTCATCGGGCATGAGGTAGCACGCAGCCTCGGTACGCGTGCGATCTTTGCCGAACGTCAAGGGGGCGTGATGACGCTCCGCCGGGGATTCGCGCTCCGTCCCGGCGAGCGCGTGCTGGCCGTCGAGGATGTCGTGACCACGGGGAAGTCGCTCATGGAAATCATCGCCTTGATCCATCAGGGGGGAGCTGAACTCAGGGGCGTCGGCGCTCTCGTTGACCGCAGCACCACAAGCCTTAATTTTGGGGTTCCCTTTCGGGCTTTACTCACCTTGCCCATCCCCACCTTCCGGCCCGACGAGTGCCCGCTGTGCCGCGCCGGAGTGACTGTGACCATTCCGGGAAGCCGCTACCTGAGCGCCGAAGGCTCGGCGCCGCCCGATCTCACATAA